The Oryzihumus leptocrescens sequence CGAGGCCGGGGTCATCCGCCAGGACGTCGCCGCCCCCGAGCTGATCCGGGCCCTGGGCGGCATCTGCCTCACCAGCGACCCGAAGGCGACCCCGACCGCCTCCACCCTGGCCCTGGTCGACCTCGTGTATGACGGGCTGCGCTACGGCGCGCCCGTCACCGCGACCCGCGGCTGACGCCGGCTCGGGCAGGGGGAACGTGGGACAGCGCAGGCCCAGCCATGTCTGGCAGGCACCGCCGGGCTGGCCGGCGCCACCACCGGGCTGGACACCGCCGCTGGGGTGGGTGCCGCCGCCCGACCTGCCCCCGCCACCGCCGGGCTGGCACTGGTGGCGCCGGACGCGCGCCGGCCGGGTCCGCCTGACCGCCCTGGTCGTTGGCCTGGCTCTGCTCGTCCCGGCCGGGACCACGGGAATGGTCCTCGGGCTCGGGGCACTCATGGCCGATCCCGGCGGCAGCGCCTCCGGCGTCGTCTTCGTCAACGACACCGCCAGCAGCTGGCAGGTGCTGGCCTGCACCGGCAACTACTACCCGGACGCCGGGCCGTTGGGTCCCGGACAGCACTGGTTCCCCCAGGACTGGCCGAACCAGGACGACCCTGGAGCCGGGTGCTGGCTCGCTCGCCGCGATGCCGTTGGCCACCTCGGCCCGGGCGTGTGCCTGGCTGTACCGGAGACCCCACAGCTCACGTTCCGGGTCAGCCGGGCCCAGCCGTCCTCCCTGGCCGCATGCATGGACCGCAGCAACCCCAGCCTGTGAGCCGCGCACGACGGCCGTTCGCCCACGGGACCCCGCGCTCCAGCTAGCCCGCGAGGTGACCCCAGCTGTCGGCGAGCTCGTGCCACGCCCCGACCGCGGCGACCCGACCCTCCACCAGCACGACCACGCGGTCGGCCTGGGCCAGCGCCGCGCGCTTGGACGTGGCCCCGATGACCGTGGCACCACGCTCGCGCAGGGCGGTCCACAGCTCGATCTCGGTGGCCGAGTCGAGCGCCGAGGAGACGTCGTCGGCGAGCAGCAGCTCGGACTCGCACGCCAGCGCGCGGGCCAGGGCAAGGCGCTGCACCTGACCGCCGGAAAGGCGCACCCCGCGATGCCCGACCAGCGCATCCGGCCCGCCGGCCGACTCGACGTCGGAGACGAGACGGGCGGTCTCGAGGGCCGGCCGCACGGCACGGCCCGGGTGGTCCAGCCGGACGTTGTCGGTGAAGGTGCCCGAGAGGACCCTCGGCACCTGCGCGACATGGGCGACGCGGCCCGGCCGCAGGAACGTCTGCGGCTCGGCCACCGGCTCGCCGTTCCAGCGGATCTCACCGGTGCTGGAAACCAGCCCGGCCAGGGCCGAGAGCAGGCTGGACTTGCCCGACCCGACCTGGCCGAGCAGCAGCACCAGCTCGCCGGCGTCCACGGCCAGGTCGACGTCGGTCGCCCCGAGCGTGCCGTCGTCGTGCACCGCCGTGACGCCGGCCAGCTCGAGGCTGCGCAGTGGCTCCCGCGGCGCGGACCCCGGCGCCGGGGCGGCGCCCTCCACGAGGTCGACACCAGCCGGCACCCGCATGAGGTCACCGCCGCCGGCGAGCCGGCTGGTGGTCTGCATCCAGGCGCGGGTGCCCGGCGCCTCGGTGATGACCGATCCCGCGACCCGCCCGAACCAGTCGAAACCGTTGACCGCGCCGGCCACCAGCAGCGCCGTGGCCAGCCCCCAGCCGCCGGCGACGAGGACCGCCCAGGCCGTCACGACACCGCACTGAACCATGACGATCGGGACGCCGTCGAGCAGGGCCTGCACCCGGTGCTCGCGCACCGCGGCCGCCACGCGGCCGCCGTCGACCTCCCGCAGGTGCGCGTGCACGCTGGGCGTCGACGCGGCGAGCTTCACCGTCCGCACCGAGTCCAGGGCCGAGACCAGCGAGCGGCCGAACTGGGCCCGGGCAGCGGCGGAGGCCGCTGCGGACCGCCCGGCGACGCGCCGCCCCAAGGAGGAGGCGAGCGCGGAGGCGATCATGACGGCGAGCAGGACGCCACCGGCCAGCAGGCTCCGCGCGGCCACCGCGGTCACCGCGGCGATGGCGAGGCCGTTGACGAAGTCGACCCAGCGGTCGGCGTAGCGGGCCAGGCGGTCGGCGTCCATGGTGCGAGCCACGACCTCTCCGGGAGGTGTCCGCTCCAGGCGGTGCTGCGCCGTCTGGCCGACCAGCACGGCCGAGCGCACGCGCAACATCACGGCGACCCACCACCGCGGGTAGCGCCGGAAGGACTCGGCGAGCAGCAGCGGCGAGAGGAGCAGGGACACCACGAGCGCGGCGGTCAGCGCCACCGGGCTCTCGCCGTCGCGGAGGGCGACCACGAGGTGTCCCCAGATCCAACCGGTGACGGCGCCGAACGCCCCCGAGAGCGCCGCGGCCAGGAAGAGACCGACGCTGACCAGACCCCACTGCGGTTCGATCAGCAGCGCCGAGGCCGTCGCCCGGGCGAGGCCGGGCACGTGGTCCAGCTTCGGGGCGGCCGGCGGCGCCCCGGCGCGCCGGGCCGTCCCGACCCGGCCGGTGGCCGTGGCTGCGTCCGCGGTCGTCCCGGCCGCGGTCGCGGCGGGCGTCACCGCGTCATTGGGCGTGGCGGCGTCCTCCTCCGCGGCCGCCTCCAGCAGGCGCCGGAACGGCCCCGGCTGGGCGGCGAGCCGGGCCCGTGACCCCTGCTGCACGACCCGACCGGCCTCCAGCACCGCAACGTGCTCGGCGCGGCGGGTCGTGGACAGCCGGTGCGCGACCAGGAGCCCGGTGCGCCCCGAGAGCAGTCGCTCGGCGGCTCGCACCACGTTGGCCTCGGTGACCGGGTCCATGCGCGCGGTGGCCTCGTCGAGGACCACGACGCGGACGTGGCGCACCAGCAGGCGCGCGAAGGCGACGAGCTGTTCCT is a genomic window containing:
- a CDS encoding ATP-binding cassette domain-containing protein, which translates into the protein MPLTQLEAVRTVLAPTTEPDDHRTVDWRRLRTPVAAWAPLACAVAAMGTSLGTLVAGQLAEHATERLVVLLAACVVGAAVLDTAARTLWAGVVDRAEGRLRADLLDAALHQPLPTLTEQAVGEVLDRIDDDTHEVGTLLRQSAWQAIRTLFASGPLWIVAGTTWWPAFFLFPLAGMAALVTVRPLLPTLSARKVVEEAAWTDHAAAMEEGVAGRDDLRASLGQAHVVRRCTELAAEVHKRFAAVLELESRIGRRTGTLLHAVLAATAVVGVTLVVNARLDTAELVTLFLVTTMFVGQTDMLARHLPDLQAGFGAVLRLRGLLGAESEPVGGDDLPAGPLDIEFRDLHFSYVEGRFALQQVNVDVPAGTTCALVGRTGSGKSTLASLLSRAVEPERGSVLIGGVDVLDVDLQRLRSAVGVVTQRTEILAGTLAENITLFEPVPRAEVERAVAELGLEGWVAGLPDGLDTPLGPGGTTLSSGEEQLVAFARLLVRHVRVVVLDEATARMDPVTEANVVRAAERLLSGRTGLLVAHRLSTTRRAEHVAVLEAGRVVQQGSRARLAAQPGPFRRLLEAAAEEDAATPNDAVTPAATAAGTTADAATATGRVGTARRAGAPPAAPKLDHVPGLARATASALLIEPQWGLVSVGLFLAAALSGAFGAVTGWIWGHLVVALRDGESPVALTAALVVSLLLSPLLLAESFRRYPRWWVAVMLRVRSAVLVGQTAQHRLERTPPGEVVARTMDADRLARYADRWVDFVNGLAIAAVTAVAARSLLAGGVLLAVMIASALASSLGRRVAGRSAAASAAARAQFGRSLVSALDSVRTVKLAASTPSVHAHLREVDGGRVAAAVREHRVQALLDGVPIVMVQCGVVTAWAVLVAGGWGLATALLVAGAVNGFDWFGRVAGSVITEAPGTRAWMQTTSRLAGGGDLMRVPAGVDLVEGAAPAPGSAPREPLRSLELAGVTAVHDDGTLGATDVDLAVDAGELVLLLGQVGSGKSSLLSALAGLVSSTGEIRWNGEPVAEPQTFLRPGRVAHVAQVPRVLSGTFTDNVRLDHPGRAVRPALETARLVSDVESAGGPDALVGHRGVRLSGGQVQRLALARALACESELLLADDVSSALDSATEIELWTALRERGATVIGATSKRAALAQADRVVVLVEGRVAAVGAWHELADSWGHLAG